CAGCCGAAGGTGAAGGAATCGCCGATGAACAGCACTGTCGGCGCCGGGCCCGCCGGTATCGGCCCGCTGCGCAGGCCTTCGTCGTTGGTGCGGATACGCATCTCGAATTCCGGCGCCCGATAGCTGAGCTGCACGTCCGGCTTGTAGCGCCAGATCGTGACCGGGTCGGCGTGGCACATCGGGAGCTGGTCGTCCTGGTCGGTACGGTCGGCGCCCGCCAGCAGGCGCACGCCGAGTTCCGCGGCGCCCAGTACCAACGCGATGGCCACAAGGTTGAAGGCGAGAACCGCCGCCCAGCGTTTTGTCTTCGGCCCGGTCATGATGCCGGTCGATTATTCACGGTTGCCGTCCTCACATGCACTGCAAATGTGCGCCTTGGCGGGGATCGCCAAGGTCGATAAGACGGGGCGATGCTTGCGTTCATCGCCGACGCGTACTCGATGGCCTATGGGCTGGTGAACTCGCTGCTCATCCGGCTGATGTATCCGGCTGGCGCCTGCTTTCTCTATCTGTTGCCCGAGCTGCTGCTGCCGCGCACCCGCAATTCGCTACAGTCCTACCGGCGGGCCGCCACCTTCCTGGTGGTTGCGATCGCCATCAACACCGTCGTGCTCAAGGCCATGGAGGGCAGCGCTGGCTTCCTCGACGTGAAGCCGCTCGCCTTCCTCGACCTTCGGCCGCTCACGGAATCGGACTCCCTCCCGCTCAAGGTCGCGGGATGGCTGATCGCGGCGCTCGGCATCGCGATGGTCGGAAACGTCTTCTATTACTGGATGCATCGCGCGCAGCATCGTTTCGGCTGGATGTGGCGATTCCACAAGGTCCATCATTCCATCACCGAGATGAGCGCGACCGCGAGCTATCACCATGTCGCCGAGGACCTGTTCCAGTTCGCCGCCGTCACCATGCCCCTGTCGGTCCTGCTCGGCGTCGCCTCGGGGCCCGTGCCGTGGCTGGTCATCGTACTGGCCAACACGCATTCCTACTTCATCCACTCATCGGCCCGCCTG
This DNA window, taken from Reyranella humidisoli, encodes the following:
- a CDS encoding sterol desaturase family protein, with product MLAFIADAYSMAYGLVNSLLIRLMYPAGACFLYLLPELLLPRTRNSLQSYRRAATFLVVAIAINTVVLKAMEGSAGFLDVKPLAFLDLRPLTESDSLPLKVAGWLIAALGIAMVGNVFYYWMHRAQHRFGWMWRFHKVHHSITEMSATASYHHVAEDLFQFAAVTMPLSVLLGVASGPVPWLVIVLANTHSYFIHSSARLNIGPLRYVVCDNRFHRIHHSREPQHINHNFGTSTPLWDMLFGTAYFPRADEWPAVGLDDTAEPRTIRDFLLMPFRR